One Peromyscus leucopus breed LL Stock chromosome 2, UCI_PerLeu_2.1, whole genome shotgun sequence DNA window includes the following coding sequences:
- the Tstd3 gene encoding thiosulfate sulfurtransferase/rhodanese-like domain-containing protein 3, whose translation MLARRVLGTSCRAALGSAEAALGGLKSIWGSSRHHCSALSKDVTYRELKTLLNSKNIMLIDVRDTWEIIEHGKIPGSINIPLDEVGEALQMNPRDFKEKYHEVKPSKSDSLVFSCFAGIRSKKAVDTAISLGFTSAQHYAGGWKEWATYEISEKKQEN comes from the exons ATGTTGGCCAGGCGGGTGCTTGGGACCTCATGCAGGGCGGCGTTAGGATCGGCGGAGGCTGCGCTTGGCG gtttGAAGTCCATATGGGGAAGCAGCCGACATCACTGCTCTGCTCTTTCTAAGGATGTCACTTATAGGGAACTAAAAACCCTATTGAACTCCAAAAACATTATGTTAATTGATGTTAGAGATACATGGGAAATTATTGAGCATGGAAAAATACCTGGATCAATCAACATACCAT TGGACGAGGTAGGTGAAGCTCTACAGATGAACCCAAGGGACTTCAAAGAGAAGTACCATGAAGTGAAGCCATCCAAATCTGACAgtcttgtgttttcttgttttgctgGAATAAGAAGTAAGAAGGCTGTGGACACAGCGATATCCCTGGGCTTTACCAG TGCTCAACATTATGCTGGAGGATGGAAGGAATGGGCAACCTatgaaatttcagagaaaaaacaagaaaattga